The genomic segment TGGATCAATCATCACATTCTAAATGAGATGGAGAGCTATCATGAACTAGAATGACCCTCAAGTGTCATTGGCACCCTTGTGGTTAGGATTAGAGAAAACTTGCATCATCTCAAATGTCTTTGCGTATGAAAACCCCTCTCTTTAACTGAAGGGTAGAGAACACTTGCTGTAACTTGTCTCGCTGAATCATTGACAAAGGCCTTTTAGGACTGCAATACACCCCCTCATTCTTAAAACAAGTGGTGCTTTGCAAGGCTGCACACACTGTGCAGTAGTTTGTCTTCGTTTTTCAGAGCACGGGGGACTTGGAAAACGGTAAATCCCACCATTTGTCTTGCCCCGACAAAAGAGGgacaaagaggaaaacagactgacacagaaaaatatatgCTGACCAACGATCTACAATTATGTCAAGCTACATTCAGATTCACACACAGCTGCGGTGGTTCCTAGAATAAGGTTGTACAATGTTCACTAGTACAACAGCCAGGAGAAAAAGGGTGAAGGACTCTGAACTGATATAGCTTTAGTCCTCAAATTTCACTTTTGTATTTGAAGCTGTGATCCAGTTAATAACATAACTCAAAAAAGTTTCTCTCTTTATCTGAAACAGAATTTCCTTGTCCTTTTGGGGTCACAGCCTATTTAAACAGAACACTTGCAGGCATATTGTGACTCTCTAGAACTGGCTGACACACAGCAAGGATGCCTCCCTGTCAACCACTCACATCAGcctgtacagtatgttagtTGAGAAGAACAGAAAGTACTGTATTAAGAGGCTGGTGCAATCACAGTTTAAGATCCGTGCAGTATGACTTAGGAAGGAGAAGCCTATAAAAACAGTATGAAATCCGTTGAAGAAGAAAGTAATAACTACAAAAAATTggttgtttgtgcatgtgtcctTAGAGGAGAAAGTCATCCAGTGTAGCTACAAAGACAGTGCCAAAAGttgaacagtgtgtgtgatgtccTCCAGCGTCAGATGATGTTCCCTGACCTTTGTGCCTTGTATGTGTGGCACTGcatgcagagagggagagaaaatgtttgtgtgcatgtagatatatatatatatatgtgtgtgtgtgtctgtgtgtgttgtatgtttgaCTGTATTGAAGCATCAGTGCAAGGGATCCCTCCAGTTAGAATATTGCGATAGTTTTGCAGGTTTCCATTTGTAATTCAACAGTTGTAAATCCCAGAGATTGACATCCTATGGATGACTCCCAGTTATGCAGTAGGGTGCAAGTGAGATCCAAATGCAACAGGCTGAAACCAAACTTAGGTCATCCAGAATAAAAAATTGTGTGGTCTTCTGTAGGACAGCGTTGCCACATTTGTAGCTGCAAAGtatgtaagtgaaaaaaacagGTTAAAGTTGCCTTCAGAtctctgtgttcatttttacatttgcgCATACAGTCGTATAATCAGTGTGCGGTCAGAAGAGGACCATcttcaaaaagcaaaaaacacatcaaacaaaagTGGCGGGTTATTCCAGGTTgtggatattttctttttactttggCTCTAACATCAGAGGATTAGGAGGTAATTTGTTACAGATTAGACAAGATGacaaactcagaaaaaaaaaactttgattaGATTAGGTCCTTATGAGCAAATTGAGTTATGTCATGTGGAATTCcataagaaaaatgtaaaagataaAAAGGTGCTCTGCTTTTTCTTGCAGTGTGCAGTCATGAGCTGAAGCTTTGAACGTGGCTGTCAAACTCTCAGCAGGTCAGGAGCTTTTCCAGGAAGTTACAAGGCGAATGTGTCTATTGAAAGTCCGTGGATTGTCAGGAGTCAACCTCCAAAGTTCCAGTGAAGGCTGTGAAGTGTTAGCCCAGCTTTTTGGAGTCTCCTCGTGACTTTCTCAAGTGAACAAAACCACTTATTCTATTCTAGCCTGTCGTAAGCCAAAACACTTAAGGAATGAGAGCTTTTAAGATTTAAAAGGAATTCATAGGCTGTTAACTCTACAGCTCAACATTTTTCTTGGTCTGGGAAAACTTTTGGCTCTGCATAAACAGCACTGTAGTGATGTCCACTCAAGTCCATAAGTTAGTAGGAGGGAACCACCCCTCAGAGAGAAACTACTTCTTGGGGGCAGTTCCTCTAGTGGTGCTGCCAGTTTTGTTTCCAGAACGACGGACGGGCACCTTGGATACAGGGATTCTAGTGCGAGCTGGGGGAGGCGCTTGGGTCTTTGGCGGAGGGGATTCAGCCTCTAGGACAGACGACAGGGCTGACTGGCTTACAGAGTGTGGGGGTGTGGGTTGTCTGGCGCTTACCGGGATCTTAGATTCCCGGGGAAGGCTGGTACTGCCTTTCATTGATcggaaggaggaagaagaggaggaggaaggaggactTGTTTGGGAGGTGGGGCTCAGTTTGTATTCAGTGGATGGAGAGGGAGTACTGTTAAGATCCTCATCTCCCTCCTGGTCATCGTTCTCGCCTTCCTCTTCAGGGTCGTTGTAGAGGTCGTACAGGTGGTCTCCAGAGCAACTGTCGCGTGACAGGGCCATCCTCTGGTTACGCTGCAGCCCACTTTCATCAGGTGTCGCTGTGGGCGTTGCTGAGGGTGTGTCCCAGTAGCCCTCGTCACTAAGGGGCTCTTTTTCACCAGGTGATGTGGGATGACGGCTGTGCGTGTGAGGAAGGGGGGGTTTAGCTGCCCGACCTCCTGCTGCACCAACCACTGGAATCTTACTGAGCCCCAATGCTTTCACCTGGGGTAGTTTACGGTCTGCACTCCTTGAGGCTGAGGGCAAGTGGCCACTGGCAGGGTTGGAGGTGGCGCGAGGGGGATAAGTGGAGGTGGGGGTAGTGGAGGAAGGTTGGTGTGATCGGGGCAAAGCAGGGGAATTGTCCCCCGTAGAAGGCAGCATATGCCAGAGCCCCTGCATGTCTGCATCGTCCACTCCTTCTGGACTTGCCATTTCCTCCCCACCGCCCATGTAGGCCACCACCCCACTACCGGTTGGGTGCTGCTGTGGTGTAGGTGGTGCCCTGGCCCGGGCAGGAAGGGAGGCAGGCACTGAGCTTGAGGAAACAGAGAACATGGGCTGGGTGAGCTGGGAAGGTAGAGGTTTGGATGGGGAGCAACGAGACGTGGCACTGGAGATGCCAACAGCTCTCCCAACCCCCGCTCCtacactccctcctcctccaccactgctgctgctgctggtgccgCTGCCCCCATTGCCCGCTGGTCCCTCCTCATCTGCATCAGCAATTATG from the Thunnus albacares chromosome 21, fThuAlb1.1, whole genome shotgun sequence genome contains:
- the amer2 gene encoding APC membrane recruitment protein 2 is translated as MEVQSECVEPPMAPQCDPQPTGKINKAAFKLFGKRRTGSGMASFFSFRNKGATNSGNNGNSDNGNSVNGNGSAASAELVRSRTHDGLTSANNEVDGRRGEGLTGLEAGPVRSLSKSLSFFSLLRRGSFRSSENGGAGLVRRGRGLKGFFSSMRWRRKEKTIEGEAEELEGRKEKDGDIAVSEKVKDITLTLEPPPHHHQEDCGNAEAEPNLQAAETPTTSVTMTPSHCVAMPGPSGEPDSPFPYTPTDSPLRPPIPKAKASISSLTPSLATPPLDRCSTGDPPSEPSVDRLCSLLFTDVTSLKSFDSLTGCGDIIADADEEGPAGNGGSGTSSSSSGGGGGSVGAGVGRAVGISSATSRCSPSKPLPSQLTQPMFSVSSSSVPASLPARARAPPTPQQHPTGSGVVAYMGGGEEMASPEGVDDADMQGLWHMLPSTGDNSPALPRSHQPSSTTPTSTYPPRATSNPASGHLPSASRSADRKLPQVKALGLSKIPVVGAAGGRAAKPPLPHTHSRHPTSPGEKEPLSDEGYWDTPSATPTATPDESGLQRNQRMALSRDSCSGDHLYDLYNDPEEEGENDDQEGDEDLNSTPSPSTEYKLSPTSQTSPPSSSSSSSFRSMKGSTSLPRESKIPVSARQPTPPHSVSQSALSSVLEAESPPPKTQAPPPARTRIPVSKVPVRRSGNKTGSTTRGTAPKK